A genomic stretch from Ammoniphilus sp. CFH 90114 includes:
- a CDS encoding ABC transporter ATP-binding protein — protein MPAIEVKGLTYSYDGKTNAVDHISFEVEKGEVFGFLGPSGAGKSTTIKLLTRLIAPPRGTVFLLGQDMAQANHRFYRRIGIAFENDVLYPTLTGYENLYFHASLYGVKKEAIHSILRQMDIYHAKDKRVAEYSKGMKTRLVLARAMVTNPEILFLDEPTSGMDPEIAAHVRELLKGLNRHGTTMFVTTHDMHEAEKLCDRIAFFNKAKIVEIDTPSNYKKRYGRSSVVVEYPDSQRVFNREKELSEFIRAIQDNQWSSIHSQEATLEEIFIKVVGRGLKGE, from the coding sequence ATGCCAGCGATTGAGGTTAAAGGACTTACTTACTCCTACGATGGAAAAACCAATGCGGTTGATCACATAAGCTTTGAAGTGGAGAAAGGTGAGGTGTTTGGCTTTCTGGGTCCAAGTGGAGCTGGAAAATCAACAACGATCAAGCTCCTTACCCGTCTCATCGCTCCACCTAGAGGGACGGTTTTTCTGTTGGGGCAGGATATGGCTCAGGCCAATCATCGGTTCTATCGGAGAATAGGAATTGCTTTTGAAAACGATGTGCTGTATCCAACGTTGACTGGGTATGAGAATCTATACTTTCATGCTTCCCTGTATGGTGTGAAAAAAGAAGCTATCCATTCGATTCTTAGGCAAATGGATATTTATCATGCCAAAGATAAAAGAGTAGCCGAATATTCTAAAGGGATGAAGACGAGATTGGTACTGGCCCGTGCGATGGTCACGAATCCTGAAATTTTATTTTTAGATGAACCGACCTCAGGCATGGATCCAGAAATTGCCGCACATGTCCGGGAGTTGTTGAAAGGTTTGAATCGACACGGAACAACCATGTTTGTGACAACTCATGATATGCATGAAGCAGAGAAGCTATGTGACCGGATTGCGTTTTTTAACAAAGCGAAGATTGTAGAAATAGATACACCATCCAATTATAAAAAAAGATATGGTAGGAGCAGTGTGGTCGTTGAGTATCCTGATTCACAACGGGTGTTTAACCGGGAGAAGGAGTTGTCTGAATTCATCCGGGCCATACAAGACAATCAGTGGAGCAGCATACATTCACAAGAAGCAACACTCGAAGAGATTTTTATTAAAGTAGTGGGACGTGGGTTGAAAGGGGAGTAA
- a CDS encoding TetR/AcrR family transcriptional regulator produces the protein MNGFEKRAEQKKQDIIHSSIELFKTLPPAKVSIRDIAKKAHVSVVTIYNYFDSKEGVIHEVVRSILTEQMEQAQSIIESHKPFPEKLKELIFVKSTLLTHFHPEFLQLLLTDHELSTMIQNEFMGKTDELVEVFIETAKAQGEICANLPTSFILRILELYKRDLSSEHSILLQGDLSPSNSERILHTLLYGIMKK, from the coding sequence ATGAACGGCTTTGAAAAACGAGCTGAACAAAAGAAACAAGACATTATCCACAGCTCGATTGAACTCTTTAAAACACTTCCACCCGCTAAGGTATCCATTCGCGACATCGCCAAGAAAGCCCATGTTTCCGTCGTGACCATTTATAATTATTTTGATAGCAAGGAAGGAGTCATCCACGAGGTCGTAAGAAGCATCCTCACCGAACAGATGGAACAAGCCCAATCGATTATCGAATCCCATAAGCCTTTTCCAGAAAAACTGAAAGAGCTTATCTTTGTCAAATCGACCTTACTTACTCATTTCCACCCAGAATTTCTCCAGTTACTATTAACAGATCATGAGTTATCTACTATGATACAGAATGAATTTATGGGGAAAACTGACGAGTTAGTCGAGGTGTTTATCGAAACGGCTAAGGCGCAAGGAGAGATCTGCGCGAATCTGCCCACCTCCTTTATTCTTCGAATCCTTGAACTTTACAAAAGAGATCTTTCCTCAGAACACAGCATACTGCTTCAGGGAGATCTTAGCCCGTCTAACTCTGAACGGATTCTTCATACATTACTGTATGGCATCATGAAAAAATGA